The proteins below come from a single Candidozyma auris chromosome 3, complete sequence genomic window:
- the URE2 gene encoding glutathione peroxidase produces the protein MDGTQNNQRDENNQQNQGNSGNGGTISHLSAGLKSVSLSDQQQNAVNLNLLQQQLHNEASNQATQSRISQFFANQPTNGYTLFSHRSAPNGFKVAIILSELNSPFNTIFLDFNSGEQRAPEFVSINPNARVPALIDHNNDNTSIWESGAIILYLVSKYLKDNGECPLWSENLIEQSQIASWLFFQTSGHAPMIGQALHFRYFHSCPVPSAVERYTDEVRRVYGVIEMALAERREALIMDLDRENAAAYSAGTTPLSSSRYFDYPVWLVGDRATVADLSFVPWNNVVDRIGINLKVEFPEVYKWTKHMMRRPAVIRALRGD, from the coding sequence ATGGATGGAACACAGAATAACCAACGGGACGAAAATAACCAGCAGAATCAAGGGAACTCGGGAAATGGAGGCACTATCTCCCACTTGAGTGCAGGGTTGAAGTCGGTGTCACTCTCAGATCAGCAGCAGAACGCCGTCAACCTCAACTTATTacagcagcagctccacAACGAGGCCTCCAATCAGGCCACACAGTCCAGAATCAGCCAGTTCTTTGCAAACCAGCCTACAAACGGGTATACGCTATTTTCCCACCGCTCAGCGCCCAACGGGTTCAAAGTTGCTATAATATTACTGGAGCTTAATTCTCCATTCAACACTATCTTCTTGGACTTTAATTCGGGCGAACAAAGAGCTCCTGAATTCGTCTCGATAAATCCAAACGCCCGTGTGCCTGCTCTTATCGATCACAATAACGACAACACCTCAATTTGGGAGTCTGGCGCCATCATCCTCTACTTGGTGTCTAAATACTTGAAAGACAACGGAGAATGTCCTCTCTGGTCTGAAAATCTCATTGAACAGTCACAAATTGCCCTGTGGCTATTCTTCCAGACCTCGGGCCACGCTCCAATGATTGGCCAGGCTTTACATTTCAGATACTTCCATTCGTGCCCTGTGCCATCGGCCGTTGAACGGTACACAGACGAGGTAAGGAGAGTTTACGGCGTCATCGAAATGGCCTTGGCcgagagaagagaagctctCATCATGGACTTGGACAGGGAAAACGCTGCAGCCTACTCGGCGGGAACAACCCCATTGAGTCTGTCAAGATACTTCGACTACCCGGTGTGGCTCGTGGGTGACCGCGCAACCGTGGCAGACTTATCATTTGTGCCTTGGAACAATGTTGTGGACCGCATTGGTATCAATCTCAAGGTGGAATTCCCGGAGGTGTACAAATGGACCAAACACATGATGAGGCGACCAGCTGTGATCCGTGCTTTGCGTGGAGACTAG
- the ADH5 gene encoding D-xylulose reductase XYL2, protein MATIPKTQYGFKFDKSLNNIRLVENLPVQTPSSNQVLLKIEAAGLCHTDLHLLDGFDAGDNYVMGHEIFGSVASKGEEVSHLELGDKVAAFGPNSCGVCSMCRQGYDNDCLKTEWLGLGNDGGYQQYLLVKNPRNLIKVPSEVSDPAVAAVITDAMLTPYHAIKMAELTPAKKALFIGAGGLGSTGVQIAKLFGSHVTVLDTKPAALELAKQFGADEVYTELPSDTKPGSFDVCLDFVAIQKTFEVCQKFVKPHGTIIPVGLGATHLSFDLGDLALREVRVLGSFWGTSNDITECYELVKEGKIHPKVSTFPLKELPECIERLKRGDVSGRMVLIP, encoded by the coding sequence ATGGCAACGATTCCCAAAACCCAATACGGCTTCAAGTTCGACAAGCTGCTCAACAATATCCGCCTCGTGGAAAACTTGCCGGTGCAAACTCCGTCGAGCAACCAGGTGTTGCTCAAGATCGAGGCTGCCGGTCTATGCCACACTGACCTTCATCTCTTGGACGGCTTTGATGCTGGCGACAACTATGTCATGGGCCACGAGATTTTTGGTCTGGTAGCCCTGAAGGGTGAGGAGGTTTCACATCTTGAGTTGGGAGACAAAGTGGCAGCTTTTGGGCCCAACTCGTGTGGAGTGTGTTCAATGTGTCGCCAGGGCTACGACAATGACTGCCTCAAGACAGAATGGCTTGGGTTGGGTAACGATGGTGGATACCAGCAGTACTTGTTGGTCAAGAATCCTCGTaacttgatcaaggtgCCCTCCGAGGTTTCGGACCCTGCCGTTGCTGCTGTCATCACCGACGCCATGTTGACGCCTTACCACGCCATAAAGATGGCCGAATTGACCCCAGCCAAGAAAGCCCTTTTCATTGGTGCTGGTGGTTTGGGTTCTACAGGTGTACAGATTGCAAAGTTGTTTGGTTCCCACGTAACGGTTCTTGACACAAAGCCAGCTGCTCTTGAGTTGGCAAAGCAGTTTGGTGCTGATGAAGTCTACACTGAGCTTCCTTCTGACACGAAGCCTGGATCGTTTGATGTGTGTCTCGATTTTGTTGCAATCCAGAAAACATTCGAGGTATGCCAGAAGTTTGTCAAGCCTCATGGCACAATCATCCCGGTTGGTTTGGGCGCTACTCATTTGTCGTTCGACTTGGGTGATTTAGCGTTGCGTGAGGTACGTGTATTGGGATCCTTCTGGGGAACTAGCAATGACATTACCGAGTGCTACGAGTTGGTCAAGGAGGGTAAGATTCACCCTAAGGTTTCCACCTTCCCATTGAAGGAGTTACCTGAATGTATTGAGAGACTAAAGAGGGGTGACGTCAGTGGTAGGATGGTTCTTATTCCATAA
- the HST2 gene encoding histone deacetylase, which translates to MLFSTPTQEKRLAPLIDAIQKKNKKVTFFLGAGISTSCGIPDFRSPETGLYSNLEKLNLPYPEAVFDIDYFRSNPKAFYTLCDELYPGKFVPSKFHFLVRLFQDNDKLKRVYTQNIDTLERIAGVDEKYIVEAHGSFASNHCIDCHEEVPSDILKKQMADKHTNEGIPKCSKCKGYIKPDITFFGEGLPEKFFYSWHEDSDDVEVAIVAGTSLTVMPFSTLPAECGKKCLRVLINKEVVGDFKYAKRKSDIIVQSDCDEAAGVIADMLGWRDMLDDLYEKAKAELKEQKTETAEDKAEEVAAGIKEAEKPSKATTKDENEEPTKEERTHPQSKEEDFNEETISKKLGKLSL; encoded by the coding sequence ATGTTGTTTTCGACTCCAACCCAAGAGAAAAGGCTTGCACCGCTTATAGACGCcattcaaaagaaaaacaaaaaagttACGTTTTTCTTGGGTGCTGGCATATCCACCTCCTGCGGTATACCAGACTTTAGAAGCCCAGAGACTGGCCTCTACTCCAATCTCGAGAAACTCAATCTCCCATACCCAGAGGCCGTGTTTGACATTGATTACTTCAGATCGAACCCCAAAGCTTTTTATACATTGTGTGATGAGCTTTACCCTGGCAAGTTTGTACCATCGAAGTTTCACTTTCTTGTCAGGCTTTTTCAGGATaacgacaagttgaagagggTATACACTCAGAATATTGATACATTAGAGCGGATTGCGGGTGTTGACGAAAAGTATATCGTGGAGGCTCACGGCTCATTTGCTTCCAATCACTGCATCGACTGTCATGAGGAGGTGCCAAGCGACATATTAAAGAAGCAAATGGCAGATAAACATACCAATGAAGGAATCCCCAAATGCAGTAAGTGTAAGGGCTACATAAAGCCTGATATTACATTCTTTGGCGAAGGGTTGCCAGAAAAATTTTTCTACCTGTGGCACGAGGACTCTGATGATGTGGAAGTAGCCATCGTTGCTGGTACTTCTTTGACAGTCATGCCattttcaactttgccGGCCGAATGCGGTAAAAAATGCTTACGTGTGTTGATAAATAAggaagttgttggtgacTTTAAATATGCCAAGCGCAAATCAGACATAATCGTTCAGCTGGACTGTGACGAAGCAGCAGGAGTAATTGCGGATATGCTCGGGTGGAGAGATATGCTTGACGATCTTTACGAAAAAGCCAAAGCTGAActcaaagagcaaaagacAGAGACAGCAGAAGATAAAGCCGAAGAGGTTGCCGCTGGCATCAAGGAAGCCGAGAAGCCATCAAAGGCAACAACAAAGGATGAAAATGAGGAGCCTACTAAAGAGGAACGTACCCATCCACAAtctaaagaagaagacttcaACGAAGAAACAATATCGAAAAAACTCGGCAAATTGTCGCTTTGA
- a CDS encoding 25S rRNA (uracil2843-N3)-methyltransferase: MNRKQHQGKNNKFSESSSRKPANSPDRSEPTSTHLPFQSEYALHPRKVLDLFLESFRFILASDDLQQMIQSVKSDLYNRDYLSAFDSDDKRFAYVARWSPARALAYASLFSSISPLRQLLADPNKKSRALLIGGGASSELVALGSSFACLKQPNGDTPSQLHLDVIDIANWSTIVGNLTQSISQKWFYDPSKFTSSFFHGDILSESAESLQLSQMDLITILFTTNELFCEKKSETIKFLQMMSAHCRKGALLLMAESAGSYSHITVGSKKFPVQFLIDTILAGKPTSGDGAWEIIEQEESCWYRINANEVDYPIKLENMRFFYRLYRKK; the protein is encoded by the coding sequence ATGAACAGAAAGCAGCACCAGGGTAAAAATAACAAATTCAGTGAGAGCAGCTCACGTAAACCTGCCAATTCACCTGATAGAAGTGAACCTACAAGTACCCATCTACCATTTCAGTCTGAGTATGCTCTTCACCCCAGAAAAGTGCTAGATTTATTCTTAGAGAGTTTCAGATTCATCCTAGCCTCTGACGATCTTCAGCAAATGATTCAGTCAGTGAAAAGTGACCTCTACAATCGTGACTACCTCCTGGCATTTGACAGTGATGATAAGAGATTTGCGTATGTAGCGAGATGGTCTCCAGCTAGGGCTTTGGCGTACGCTTCGCTCTTTTCCTCTATAAGCCCTTTGAGACAGCTTCTAGCGGACccaaacaagaaaagcCGTGCATTGTTGATTGGTGGGGGTGCCTCCTCCGAATTGGTTGCTTTGGGTTCCTCGTTTGCTTGTCTTAAGCAGCCCAACGGAGACACTCCTTCTCAATTGCATCTTGATGTCATTGATATTGCCAACTGGTCCACGATAGTTGGCAATCTTACTCAGTCAATCAGCCAAAAATGGTTCTACGATCCACTGAAGTTCACAAGTAGCTTCTTTCATGGCGATATTCTCTCAGAAAGTGCAGAGTCACTTCAGCTTTCTCAGATGGACTTGATCACTATTCTTTTCACGACAAACGAACTATtctgcgaaaaaaaatcagaaacCATaaagtttcttcaaatgaTGAGCGCTCATTGTCGTAAGGGCGCTCTTCTATTGATGGCTGAGAGCGCTGGTTCGTATTCCCACATAACAGTAGGCTCAAAGAAATTCCCTGTGCAATTCCTTATCGACACCATCCTAGCAGGAAAGCCAACCTCTGGTGATGGAGCGTGGGAAAtaattgagcaagaagaaagctgctGGTACAGAATCAATGCAAATGAAGTGGATTACCCGATCAAGTTGGAAAATATGAGGTTTTTCTACCGTTTGTATAGAAAGAAATAG
- the FRS1 gene encoding phenylalanine--tRNA ligase subunit beta: MPTIPCDKADLYELLGREYTTEEFDELCFDFGLELDEDTTNDCAEGERPQLKIEIPANRYDMLCIEGIAQALNEFLGRREAPKYVLEPAKPEITMTIEESTQQIRPFAAAAILKGVEFDERKYASFIALQDKLHTNLCRNRTLVAIGTHDLDTLTPPFVYQALPPKDIKFAPLNQEKVMDGAELMEFYESDKNLSKYLHIIKDSPVYPVIYDSKKTVCSLPPIINSNHSKISLNTKNVFIEVTGTDKTKTEIVIEQMVAMFSCYCKKPFVIEPVQIISSHNKQDRVTPNVTPRNFKAEVSYINSCLGLNYSGEQIAKLLRRMSLHATPSSSDKNILDVAVPITRSDILHQCDIMEDAAIGYGFNDLKKTKPQSDSLVAAPLPVNKVADIIRLASSQSGYLEVLPLTLCSHDENFKFLRQVDDGKTAVKLENPKTFEYQVVRTTLLPGILKTIKENRKHSLPIKVFECGDIVKKDDSLERGAYNQRNWSAIYAGKHSGFEYVQGLLGKIMQTVRTPWIEKPNENKSRGYWIEQDDANTTFFPGRGAKIFFRVSEGAEPQHIGAIGVLHPEVLGHFEIPYAASSVEINVEVFL; this comes from the coding sequence ATGCCCACTATTCCGTGTGATAAGGCTGACCTTTACGAGCTTTTGGGTAGAGAATACACCACCGAAGAGTTCGATGAGTTGTGTTTCGACTTCGGCCTCGAATTGGACGAAGACACCACCAATGACTGTGCAGAGGGAGAAAGACCCCAGTTAAAGATCGAAATTCCCGCCAACAGATATGATATGTTGTGTATTGAAGGTATTGCCCAGGCACTCAATGAGTTCTTGGGCAGAAGGGAAGCACCCAAGTATGTGTTGGAACCAGCAAAGCCCGAAATCACCATGACCATCGAAGAGTCTACTCAGCAGATTAGACCTTTCGCTGCCGCTGCCATATTGAAAGGTGTAGAATTTGATGAGAGAAAATATGCCTCCTTCATTGCCTTGCAAGACAAATTGCACACGAATTTGTGCCGAAACAGAACATTGGTTGCCATTGGTACTCACGACTTGGACACATTGACTCCACCATTTGTATACCAGGCGTTGCCTCCTAAGGATATCAAATTTGCACCATTGAACCAGGAAAAGGTCATGGACGGTGCTGAGTTGATGGAGTTTTATGAAAGCGATAAGAACTTGAGCAAATACTTGCATATCATCAAAGATTCTCCAGTGTATCCAGTGATTTACGACTCCAAGAAAACCGTGTGCTCCTTGCCACCAATAATCAACTCCAATCACTCCAAGATTTCCTTAAACACCAAGAATGTCTTTATTGAAGTCACAGGTACTGACAAAACCAAAACGGAAATTGTCATTGAGCAGATGGTGGCCATGTTCTCTTGCTACTGTAAGAAGCCATTCGTCATCGAGCCAGTCCAAATCATCTCTTCTCACAACAAGCAAGACAGGGTTACTCCTAACGTCACCCCCAGAAATTTCAAGGCGGAGGTTTCCTACATCAACTCGTGTTTGGGCTTGAACTACAGCGGCGAGCAGATCGCCAAATTGTTGAGGAGAATGTCCCTTCACGCCACACCTTCTTCGAGCGATAAGAACATTCTTGATGTCGCTGTTCCGATCACCAGATCCGATATCTTGCACCAGTGTGATATCATGGAGGATGCTGCCATCGGGTATGGCTTCAAcgatttgaagaagacaaagcCCCAGAGTGATTCCCTCGTGGCAGCTCCCTTGCCAGTGAACAAGGTTGCTGATATTATCAGACTTGCATCGTCACAATCCGGATACTTGGAAGTGTTGCCATTGACGTTGTGCTCGCATGATGAGaatttcaagttcttgagaCAGGTTGACGATGGTAAGACAGCAGTCAAGTTGGAAAACCCCAAGACATTTGAATACCAGGTAGTGAGAACTACCTTGTTGCCAGGTATCCTTAAAACCATTAAGGAGAACAGAAAGCACTCGTTGCCCATCAAGGTGTTTGAGTGTGGAGACattgtgaagaaggacgaCAGCTTGGAGAGAGGCGCCTACAACCAAAGAAACTGGAGTGCTATCTACGCCGGTAAGCACTCTGGTTTCGAATATGTTCAAGGCTTGCTAGGTAAAATCATGCAAACGGTGAGGACACCATGGATTGAGAAACCAAACGAGAATAAGTCCAGAGGATACTGGATTGAGCAGGACGACGCCAAcaccaccttctttccAGGTAGAGGtgccaaaatcttcttcagagtCAGCGAAGGTGCAGAGCCTCAACACATTGGTGCTATTGGAGTTTTGCACCCTGAAGTGTTGGGCCACTTTGAGATTCCGTATGCCGCCTCGTCCGTGGAGATCAACGTCGAGGTCTTCTTGTAA